CCCGCTCCCGGGTCTCCAGGCCCGGATCCGGCCGGATCTCCGCTGACGGAGTCGCCCGGTCGGGCCGGATCGAGGCCCGGAGCGTCTCCGCGTAGGCCGGCGACAGGAGCCGGGTCACGGGGTTATCCACGAAGGCCGGGTCGCCCAGCAGCAGGTTGCGGTCGGCGTAGGCGCGCTTCATGGCCTCGACCATCAGGTGCACGCTCCGGGCGGCGTTGAACCCGGCCGCCCGGAGGTCGTAGCCGTCGAGGATGCTCAGGATCTCGCACAGCGTGGTGCCGCCCGACGAGGGCGGGGGCGCCGACAGGATCGTGACGCCCCGGTAGCGGCAGGTCAGCGGCTCGGACTGCGTGACCGTGTAGGCGGCGAAGTCGGCCGCCGTGAGGAGGCCGCCGCCCGCGCGCGACGCTGCCTCCACGGCGTCCGGGATCGCGCCCTTGTAGAACGCGTCCGCGCCGTGGTCGGCGATGGCCTGGAGGGTGCGGGCGAGATCGGCCTGGACCAGCCGGTCCCCGGGCCGCCAGGGCGTGCCGTCCGGGCGCAGGAAGATCCGCGCGACGTTTCCTTGCGTGGCGAACAGCTTGGTGCCGGATTCGAGGATGTCGGTGTCGCCCCGGGTCAGCACGAACCCGTCCCGGGCGAGCCGGATCGCCGGCGCCATGACCTGGGCCAGCGGCAGGGTGCCGTATTCGGACAGCGCGGTGTTGAGGCCCAGCACGGTCCCGGGCACGCCGGCCGCCTTCCAGCCGCGCAGGCTCGCGCCCTTCACGACGTTGCCCGAGGCGTCGAGATACATGTCCCGGCTCGCCGCCGCCGGGGCCGTCTCGCGGAAGTTGATGAAGCGGCTGCGACCGTCGGCGGCGTGGAGCACCAGGAAGCCGCCGCCGCCGATGTTGCCGCAGCACGGGTTCACCACCGCCTCGGCATAAGCCACCGCCACCGCGGCATCGACGGCGTTGCCGCCCGCCTTCAGGATGTCGGCCCCCACCTCCGAGGCGAGGCGCTGGGACGAGACCACCATCCCGTTCTCGCCCTCCACGGCCGGTCCCGAAGCCGCCCGGGCCGGCGGGCCGCCGAGGAGGAGGAGGGCGGCCAAGAGCAGCGCGCGTGCCGGTGCGATCATCCCTGCCCTCTCCGGTGCGGGTTCCGCGCCGCCATATAGGGCGGGCGGAATGATTCGCGCGTGCCCGACCCTTCACATGCGCGACCGCATCCTGAGGCGCCGGAGCGCAGCGGAGGCCTCGAAGGAGCCCTCCAGCCAGCCGCGCGACCCCTGGAGCCCACCTCGGAGGCTGCTGCGCTGCACCTCAGGATGAGGGGAGCGAAGGGAGGTGAGGGATCTGGCCGATCCGCCTCACTCGGTTTCGCTTGAACGCTCCGGGTGAGGTGCCCCTCTCCGTCATCACGAACGTAGCGCAGCGACCCAGGGCAGCGCGACATGAGGAGACGTGGCGCTGCTGGATTGCTTCGCTCCGCTCGCAGGGCCGGCGGCGCCGCCGGCCTCAGCCGTTGCGGAACGTATAGCTGTAGCCGTTCAGCGCCGGCGCGCCGCCGAGATGGGCGTAGAGCACCTTCGCGCCCTTCGGGAAGAAGCCCGTCTTCACGAGGTCGATCATGCCCTGCATCGACTTCCCCTCGTAGACCGGATCGGTGATCATCCCCTCGAGCCGGGCCGAGAGACGGATCGCCTCCACGGTCTCCTTTGAGGGCACGCCGTAGACCGGGTAGGCGTAATCCTCGTTGAGCACCACGTCGTCGGCGACGATGTCGCCCACGCCGACCAGCGCGGCGGTGTTCTGGGCGATGTCGAGGACCTGGGCCTTGGTCTGGGCCGGGGTGCAGGAGGCGTCGATGCCGATGACGTTGCGGGCGCGCCCGTCGGCGGAGAAGCCCACCAGCATGCCGGCATGGGTCGAGCCCGTCACCGTGCAGACCACCACGTAGTCGAAGCGCAGACCCATCTCGGCCTCCTGCCTGCGCACCTCCTCGGCGAAGCCGACATAGCCGAGCCCGCCATACTTGTGCACCGAGGCGCCGGCCGGGATCGCGTAGGGCTTGCCGCCCTCGGCCTCGACCTCGGCGAGCGCCCGCTTCCACGAATCGCGGATGCCGATGTCGAACCCGTCATCCACGAGCTGTGTCTGCGCGCCCATGATCCGCGACAGGAGGATGTTGCCGACCCGGTCGTAGACCGCGTCCTCGTGGGGCACCCAGGCTTCCTGGATCAGCCGGCACTTCATCCCGATCTTGGCGGCCACCGCCGCGACCATGCGGGTGTGGTTCGACTGCACGCCGCCGATCGACACCAGCGTGTCGGCACCGCTCTTGATCGCGTCCGGCACGATGTATTCGAGCTTGCGCAGCTTGTTGCCGCCGTAGGCGAGGCCGGAATTGCAATCCTCGCGCTTGGCGTAGAGTTCGACCTCGCCGCCGAGATGGGCCGTCAGGCGCTTGAGGGGCTCGATCGGCGTCGGGCCGAAGGTCAGGGGATAGCGCTCGAACTTGTCCAGCATCGGGTCTCTCCGGGTCTCGGGGCGCCCCCGGGGCAGCAGCGGTCGCGGTCCGCCCGGGTGCGTCGAAGCGAGGCCTCGGCGACGGCCCGGCGCGAGGCCCGGCTCCGTCTTCGAGGCGCAGGAAAAGCTATCCGATTCGCGATGAAAGGTGCTCTCGATCTTTCGGATTTGATATCCGATGACTTGCGCCGCTGATCCTTTTGGCTGCAGATAGTTCCAGCTCGCGGGCATTTTCCGAAAGAATCATCCATGTCCGCAGGGCTCGACCGGATCGACCAGAAGATCCTCCGTCTCCTCCAGACGGACGGACGCATGGCGAATGCCGAGATCGCCGAGCGGGTCGGCACCAGCGCGGCCACCTGCCACCGCCGGATCCAGCGCCTGTTCGCGGACGGGTTCGTGCGGGCGGTCCGGGCCCTGATCGACCCGATGCGGGTCGGGCGCGGCACCCTGGTCTTCGTCGGCGTCGTCCTCGACCGCTCGACGCCCGAGAGCTTCTCCGAGTTCGAGGCGGCCGTACGGGCGATCCCCGTGCTCCTCGACTGCCACCTCGTGGCCGGCGATTTCGACTACATGCTGAAGATCCGCGTCTCCGACATGGCCGACTTCAACCGCCTCCACAGCGCCACGCTGATCGGCCTGCCGGGGGTGCGCCAGACCCGGACCTTCTTCGTGATGAAGGAGGTGATCGACAACGCGCCCCTCGATCTGTGAGGCCGCCTACCCCTCCCCGCGCCGCGCCTTCCGCAGCGCCTCCCACCGTTCGAGGCGCTCGGCCAGCCTTGTCTCGTAGCCGCGCTCCGTGGGCGCGTAGAGGTGCTGGCGCCCCAGCGCGTCGGGCCAGTAATCCTGGCCCGAGAAGGCGTCGGGCTCGTCGTGGTCGTAGCGGTAGCCCTCGCCGTAGCCGATCCGCTTCATCAGCTTGGTCGGGGCGTTGAGGATCGTGCGCGGCGGCGGCAGGGAGCCCGCCTCCTTGGCCAACCGCGTCGCGGCCTTGTAGGCCTCGTAGACGGCGTTCGATTTCGGCGCGCAGGCGAGGTAGATCGCCGCCTGGGCGAGGGCCAGCTCGCCCTCGGGGCTGCCGAGGAAGTCGAACGCGTCCTTGGCGGCGTTGGCCACCACCAGGGCCTGCGGGTCGGCGAGCCCGATATCCTCCACCGCCATGCGCACCAGCCGGCGGGCGATGAACAGCCGGTCCTCGCCGGCATCGAGCATCCGGCAGAGGTAGTAGAGCGCCGCGTCCGGATCCGAGCCGCGCACCGTCTTGTGGAGCGCCGAGATCAGGTTGTAGTGGCCCTCCTGCGCCTTGTCGTAGATCGGCGCGCGCCGCTGCACGATCTCCTGTAGCGCCTCGGCGTCGAGGGTCTCGCCGGGCCGGGCCGAGCGCCAGACCTCCTCCGCGAGCGTCAGGGCCGCCCGGCCGTCGCCGTCGGCCATGCGGACCAGCACGCCGCGCGCCTCCTCGGTGAGCGGCAAGGCTTGGCCGGTCAGCGCCTCGGCCCGGACCAGCAGCCGCGCGATGGCGCCCGGATCCAGCGCCCGGAACAGCAGCACCCGGGCGCGGGACAGGAGCGCGGCGTTCAACTCGAAGGAGGGGTTCTCCGTCGTCGCGCCCACCAGCGTGACGGTGCCGTCCTCCATCACCGGCAGGAAGGCGTCGAGCTGCGCCCGGTTGAACCGGTGGATCTCGTCCACGAACAGCAGGGTCCCCTGCCCGCTCGCCCGACGCTTGCGGGCGGCCTCGAACACCTTGCGCAGGTCGGGCACGCCCGAAAAAATCGCCGAGATCTGCTCGAAATGCAGGTCGGTGCCCTGGGCGAGCAGCCGCGCCACCGTGGTCTTGCCGGTGCCGGGCGGTCCCCAGAAGATCAGCGAGCCGAGGCTGCGTCCCCGCAGCAGGCGGGTGAGCGCACCGCCCTCCCCGGTCAGGTGCTCCTGGCCGACGACCTCGGTGAGGGTCTGCGGGCGCAGCCGGTCCGCCAGCGGGCGGGCGGCCTCGGCGCCCGGAGGGCGGCCGGGATCCGGCGCGGAGGGCGGCTCCGCGGAGGCGAACAGGTCGGACATCCGCGCATCAACACCGGGCGCGGCCGGGCGCGCAAGCCGGGCGCCGGAGCTTGCCCACGGTCACGGGCCGGGAGTCGGACCTTTCGGGCTCAGCCGCCGAATACCGAGGTCAGGATCTCGCCGTTGCGGTTGATCGCCACCTCCCAGGAATTGAGGCTGTTGCGGGTGGCGCGATCGAGATCCTTGGTGGTCGGAACCGGCATGCCGTTGACCGAGAGGATCACGTCGCCTTTCTGCAGACCCACGCGGGCGGCGATGGAGTTGTCGTCCACCGCCTGCACGGCCACGCCCTCGGCCGGGAAGTCCACCTGCATCTCCTCGGCCACCGCCGGCGAGGTGTTGACGAGCGTCGCCCCCAGGAAGGGCGAGCGGGTCTTCACCTTGAGCACGTCGCGCGGGCGCGTCTCCGGGGCCGGGGCGAGCTTGACCGAGACTGTCTGACGGGTCGTGCCCCGCAGGATCCCGAAGCGGGTCTGGCCCTGCACGCCCTTCAGGGCGAAGCGGTAGCCGAAGGCTTCCGGGTCGGCGACCTCCTGGCCATCGACCGTGAGGATCAGGTCGCCGCGCTTCAGGCCTGCCTCCTCGGCCGGGCTCTTGGACTGCAGGCTCGCCACCAGCACGCCGGTCGGGTGGTCGAGGCCCATGCTGTCGGCGATGTCGGGGGTGACGCTCTGGATGCGCGCGCCGAGCCAGGGCCGGCGCACGACGTTCGCCCCGTCGCGGGCGGCGTCGACCACCGCCTTGACCATGCCCACGGGAATCGCGAAGCCGATGCCGTGGCTGCCGCCCGACTGCGAGTAGATCGCCGTGTTGATGCCGACGAGCTGGCCGCGCAGGTCCACCAGCGCGCCGCCGGAATTGCCCGGGTTGATCGCCGCGTCGGTCTGGATGAAGTACTGGTAGTCCGCCGAGCCGACCTGCGTGCGCGCCAGCGCCGAGACGATGCCCTGCGTCACTGTCTGGCCGACGCCGAACGGGTTGCCGATCGCCATCACGAAGTCGCCGACCTCAAGGGCGTCGGCATCGCCGAACGGCATCGGCACGAGGCCCTTCGGCGGCTCCTTGATCTTGAGCACCGCGAGGTCGGTGCGGGTGTCGCGCATCACGATGGCGGCCTCGAACTCGCGGCGGTCGGCAAGCGCGATCCGCACCTCGTTCATGTTGTCGATGACGTGGTTGTTGGTGATGACGAGCCCGTCGGCATCCACCAGCACGCCCGAGCCGAGCGAGCGCTGCGCCCGGTCGCCCCGGGGCCCGCGGCCGCCCTCCGGCTCGCCGAAGAAGCGGCGCATGAACTCCTCCATGGCGCTGGTCCGGGCGCTGGAGCGCTTGTCCACGTGGGAGGCGTAGACGTTCACCACCGAGGGCGAGGCCCGCTTCACCACCGGGGCGAAGGAGAGCTGCACGTCGGCCTTGCTGAGGGGCACGGCTTTCGCCGTCCCGGCCTCCCGGGCCTCCGTGCGCGCCATCTGCGCCGCGGCCGGGCCGGTGGCCATCAGGGCTGCGACGAGGGCGGGCAGGACGAGACGGGTCAGCATGCAGGGCTCCGGCGTCAGGGCGGGCGCGCGGGCCGGATCGGGATGGCCGGCACGCCCTGCGGGGCCCTACGCTATCGAGGCCGATTGCGGCAGGCCCGCGACACCTTCGCCGCAAGCCTGTCGCAGCAAGCCTGTCGGCCCGTGTCAGACGGCCTCTCGGCTGCGTGACCGGCGCCGTCCCGCAGGGTGAGGCGCCGGCTCGGACTCGGCATCCGGGGCAGCGGCCTTCGCCCGCTGCTGGCCGAGGCCGAGGGAGCGGGCGAGCTGCGCGCGCTGCTCGGAATAGCTCTGGGCCGTCATCGGATAGTCGGCCGCGAGGCCCCACTTGGCGCGGTAGGCCTCTGGGGTCAGACCGCGCAGGGTGAGGTGCCGGCGCAGCGTCTTGTAGGATTTCCCGTCCTCGAACGAGATCAGAAAGTCGGGAGTGACCGAGCGCCGGATCTCCTGCGGGGTCGCCTTGGCGACGGCCGGCCGTGCTCCGCCGCCGGCTCGACCCACCTCTCTGAGGGCGGAATGCACGGCGTTGAGAAGATCCGGAAGATCCGCGCTCTGCACATGATTGTGGCTCACATAGGCTGAGACGATCTCGGCAGCGAGGGTGACG
The sequence above is drawn from the Methylobacterium mesophilicum SR1.6/6 genome and encodes:
- the ggt gene encoding gamma-glutamyltransferase, whose product is MIAPARALLLAALLLLGGPPARAASGPAVEGENGMVVSSQRLASEVGADILKAGGNAVDAAVAVAYAEAVVNPCCGNIGGGGFLVLHAADGRSRFINFRETAPAAASRDMYLDASGNVVKGASLRGWKAAGVPGTVLGLNTALSEYGTLPLAQVMAPAIRLARDGFVLTRGDTDILESGTKLFATQGNVARIFLRPDGTPWRPGDRLVQADLARTLQAIADHGADAFYKGAIPDAVEAASRAGGGLLTAADFAAYTVTQSEPLTCRYRGVTILSAPPPSSGGTTLCEILSILDGYDLRAAGFNAARSVHLMVEAMKRAYADRNLLLGDPAFVDNPVTRLLSPAYAETLRASIRPDRATPSAEIRPDPGLETRERAETTHISVMDRAGNAAALTYTINGYFGAGVIAGDTGFFLNDEMDDFTVKTGVPNLFGLVQGTRNAIAPGKRPLSSMAPTIVLRDGKVALVAGSPGGSRIITINAQTLINMLDFGMEPQEAVDAPRIHHQWLPDTVYAEPFALSADTREILRGMGHTIVEQKPWGAQELIAVRAAAPILPEAASSGNDASRTERMRPGLLYGANDNRRPAGAAVGE
- a CDS encoding 1-aminocyclopropane-1-carboxylate deaminase, with the protein product MLDKFERYPLTFGPTPIEPLKRLTAHLGGEVELYAKREDCNSGLAYGGNKLRKLEYIVPDAIKSGADTLVSIGGVQSNHTRMVAAVAAKIGMKCRLIQEAWVPHEDAVYDRVGNILLSRIMGAQTQLVDDGFDIGIRDSWKRALAEVEAEGGKPYAIPAGASVHKYGGLGYVGFAEEVRRQEAEMGLRFDYVVVCTVTGSTHAGMLVGFSADGRARNVIGIDASCTPAQTKAQVLDIAQNTAALVGVGDIVADDVVLNEDYAYPVYGVPSKETVEAIRLSARLEGMITDPVYEGKSMQGMIDLVKTGFFPKGAKVLYAHLGGAPALNGYSYTFRNG
- a CDS encoding Lrp/AsnC family transcriptional regulator, whose protein sequence is MSAGLDRIDQKILRLLQTDGRMANAEIAERVGTSAATCHRRIQRLFADGFVRAVRALIDPMRVGRGTLVFVGVVLDRSTPESFSEFEAAVRAIPVLLDCHLVAGDFDYMLKIRVSDMADFNRLHSATLIGLPGVRQTRTFFVMKEVIDNAPLDL
- a CDS encoding replication-associated recombination protein A, whose amino-acid sequence is MSDLFASAEPPSAPDPGRPPGAEAARPLADRLRPQTLTEVVGQEHLTGEGGALTRLLRGRSLGSLIFWGPPGTGKTTVARLLAQGTDLHFEQISAIFSGVPDLRKVFEAARKRRASGQGTLLFVDEIHRFNRAQLDAFLPVMEDGTVTLVGATTENPSFELNAALLSRARVLLFRALDPGAIARLLVRAEALTGQALPLTEEARGVLVRMADGDGRAALTLAEEVWRSARPGETLDAEALQEIVQRRAPIYDKAQEGHYNLISALHKTVRGSDPDAALYYLCRMLDAGEDRLFIARRLVRMAVEDIGLADPQALVVANAAKDAFDFLGSPEGELALAQAAIYLACAPKSNAVYEAYKAATRLAKEAGSLPPPRTILNAPTKLMKRIGYGEGYRYDHDEPDAFSGQDYWPDALGRQHLYAPTERGYETRLAERLERWEALRKARRGEG
- a CDS encoding Do family serine endopeptidase, whose product is MLTRLVLPALVAALMATGPAAAQMARTEAREAGTAKAVPLSKADVQLSFAPVVKRASPSVVNVYASHVDKRSSARTSAMEEFMRRFFGEPEGGRGPRGDRAQRSLGSGVLVDADGLVITNNHVIDNMNEVRIALADRREFEAAIVMRDTRTDLAVLKIKEPPKGLVPMPFGDADALEVGDFVMAIGNPFGVGQTVTQGIVSALARTQVGSADYQYFIQTDAAINPGNSGGALVDLRGQLVGINTAIYSQSGGSHGIGFAIPVGMVKAVVDAARDGANVVRRPWLGARIQSVTPDIADSMGLDHPTGVLVASLQSKSPAEEAGLKRGDLILTVDGQEVADPEAFGYRFALKGVQGQTRFGILRGTTRQTVSVKLAPAPETRPRDVLKVKTRSPFLGATLVNTSPAVAEEMQVDFPAEGVAVQAVDDNSIAARVGLQKGDVILSVNGMPVPTTKDLDRATRNSLNSWEVAINRNGEILTSVFGG
- a CDS encoding MucR family transcriptional regulator encodes the protein MARSNGGNSRSVTLAAEIVSAYVSHNHVQSADLPDLLNAVHSALREVGRAGGGARPAVAKATPQEIRRSVTPDFLISFEDGKSYKTLRRHLTLRGLTPEAYRAKWGLAADYPMTAQSYSEQRAQLARSLGLGQQRAKAAAPDAESEPAPHPAGRRRSRSREAV